The stretch of DNA GTTGAAGTAAACTTCTCACCACCATGTACAATACGGTGACCAACAGCAACTAAATCAGAGGTAAAGCCTAACGTTTCAATTAGATCTACAATGCGATTGATCGCATGTTGGTGATGATTGTCAGGAGCAGTGATTGCTTCCTCTGTTTTTTCGCCATTGTATTTCCAGCTAATAACAGCTTCTGGTAAACCAAAGCACTCACCTAAACCGCTAACAATCGCGTCGCCTGTTTGCGAATCGATTACAGCAAATTTTAGTGAAGAACTGCCTGAGTTAATCACCAATACAAACGAATTAGACATGTGGTACGTATCCTGTTTCATACTTATTATCGAAGCTTTCGCTCATTGTGTATTGAGTTTAATTATTCAAATTTTTTGAATTTTTCAACTTTGTTTTAATACTAATCGCAGTAGAAACGAATTTTCTTGATTCAAAACAAGTGAAAATTTATTTCGAGCTCAGAAATTAAACGAAATGTCAGTGCCATCAAATTTTTAGCGTGCTTTTGAGTATCGTTACTGGTTTTCAAATATCTTCTACAAACCCTTTTATCATCTGTGATTTCAGAGATTTCTAGCCTACGCTTTAACTCAATATGAATGCTCAATAAGCCACTAGTTGATATGCCACATTGAAAAACAAACCATTTTTACAAAAATTTTTTAATCGCCGATTCATACATTATGTAAAAATAAATAAAATATAACTAAATTCATAGCTCGCCACTCTATTGCTTAAACGCAACAAAAACATGAGTTGTAGGCAATAGCTCCAGTTTTATTTACACTTGTCGTGAATGATGGAGAATTTTTATGAACATTGGTGAAGTCGCCACACTCACTGGCTTATCAAGTAAGTCGATTCGCTTATATGAAGAAAAAGGCATTATCACGCCACCCCATAGAAGTGAATCTGGTTACCGCGAGTATTCATCGCAGCACTTACAAGAACTTAACCTCGTTTCTCGAGCCAAAAATGCCGGTTTTTCACTCGTTGAATGTAAGGAATTTGTTCAGTTAGCACAAAATCCTGAACGTAAGAGCAGCGAAGTGAAAGCCAAAGCACAAGAGAAATTACGTGAAGTAGAGTTTAAGATTAAACAACTGCAAGAAATTGAGCGCCAATTACAACAATGGGTCAAAGCATGCCCCGGTGATGCAAATAGTAAGTGTCCTATCATTGAAGATCTGACCAAATAGCACAGAAACTGACATAAAAAAGCCTTTCCGATGGAAAGGCTTTTTAGTAACCAAGAAAACATCTCAGTGAGAGTAAGTCACTTATAACCTATCCGTTCTAGTAGTACGTGCACATACGCTTGCCATCAACCTCAATGATGTTAAACGGTGTCTCATAAATGCTTTCTAACACATCAGCTTGAATGACACTCTCGACATCACCTTGGGCCACTACCTGCCCTTTTTTGAGTGCAATAATTTTGTCTGAATAACAGGCTGCGAAGTTGATGTCGTGAATGACCACAACCACAGCTTTATTGATCTCACGCGCTAAACGACCTACATTGCGCATGATTTGGAGAGAGTGCTTGATATCAAGGTTATTTAACGGTTCATCTAAAAATACGTAATCTGTATCTTGTGCAATGACCATTGCAATAAAGGCCAATTGGCGCTGACCACCACTTAGCTCATCAAGGTATTTATCTTGAATCGCCGCTAGGTCGAGATAATCAATCGCCTGACTAATGATGTGATGATCTTCTTGGGTGAGCTTACCTTGACTGTAAGGAAAGCGACCAAACGCAATCATTTCACGCACAGTAAAGCGCATCGTAATCGAGTTTGCTTGGCGCAAAACGGCCAAACGTTTCGCAAGATCTTTGGTATCCCACTCTGCGATTTCTTTACAATCGATATAAACCTGACCTTCGTCTTTACTCACTAAACGGCTTGCCATCGATAAGAGCGTGCTTTTTCCTGCCCCGTTAGGCCCAATGATTGAGGTAACTTTGCCTTTTTCAAACTCAGCACTCGCTTGCTTTACCACTGGAGTTTGACCGAAAAGTTTAGTTAGTTTTCTAATTTAATCATGATGAACCTAAACGATTTTGTTTCGTAGCAGCATCGACAAGAAGTAAATACCACCGATAAAGTTGATAACCACACTCAATGTGGTCGAGAAGCCAAATATGTTTTCAACAATCCACTGCCCCGCTAATAACGATGCGACTGCCAATAATGATACGCTTAGCAACAGTACACGGTGTTGATAGCTACGCAGCATTTCACGCGCTAAGTTCGTTACCAACAGACCAAAGAACATGATTGGACCGATAAGAGCGGTAGAAATGGCAATTAGACACGCCGACAAAATCAGCACTTGCAGAGTGACGCGCTTAACATCGATACCAAGACTGGTTGCGTTATCTTTATCCAACCAAAACACATCGAGCACACGATTTAGCCTGAATAGCAACGCGCTGATCAACGCCAACAATGGCGCACACAAATATACCAATTCAACTTTGATGTTATTAAAGCTAGCAAACATGTTTTGCTGAAGTGCCGCAAAATCATTGGGATCCATCAACATGGTCATAAACGATGAGATACTGCCAAACAGCTGCCCTAAAATCACACCGAGAAGCAACAATACCATCAAGTTTTGTTTGTTACTTTTGAAGTAGAAGCTAAACAGCAACACCGAAAACGCCAGCATTACACTTACGGAAAGTGAGAAGTTGAGGTAGTCGTTGAGCACAAAACTACTTAAGCCACCAAATAACACCACCACCAACGTTTGAGTGAACATGTATAAGGCATCAAAACCCATAATACTTGGTGTCAAAATGCGGTTATTCGTAATGGTTTGAAAGGCTAATGCAGATTGACCAATCGCAATACCCGCTAATATCATCGCCACCACTTTAGGAACGCGACGTGATAAAAAGTATTGGTAGTTATCAGCGTTAAGACCAACGCCAATAAATAGCCCGGCAAACACAATTGCCACCACAGCCAAAATGAGCAGCTTGGTTTTATCCTGCATTTTTCTGACCTCGCAGAATAAAGAACACAAACACACCACCACCAAGTATGCTGATGATCATTGAAATTGGAATCTCGTAAGGGAAAATAATCACGCGTCCAGCTAAGTCACAGCACAACACGATTAGTGCGCCCAACACCGCCGTTAGTGGAATATTGCGGCGTAAGTTATCACCGTAAAACTTGCTGACCAAATTAGGCACTATTAAACCAAGAAACGGTAACTGACCAACAATCATCACGACCGTTGCAGCCATAATCGACACCAGCATAACGCCAATTACAATAACCTGTTGATAATTCAGGCCTAAGTTAGTTGCAAAATCTTTGCCTAAACCAACCGCTGAAATACGGGTTGCGTACAAGTAGCTGAAAATCGCAATCGGAACCGCAATATACAAAAGCTCGAAATCACCTTGCAAAATGTTGGCAAAGTTTGCGACAGTCCAACCAGAAAGGTTTTGTAATGCGTCGTATTTGTAGGCAACAAAGGTGGCCAATGAATCCACGACGTTACCAAAAATAATACCGATAAGAGGAACAAAAATAGCGTTCTTAAATTGAATACGATTGATGAACTGTGCAAACAGCAACGTACCCAAAATCGAGATAAGGAAAATTAGCCAAATTTGCTGGGCACCAAAGATAACAAGGCTTAACACATACCCCAGCATCGCACACTCAATCGTGCCCGACGTAGATGGCGCAGCGAATCGGTTCTGGCTAATTTGCTGCATGATAAGACCAGCAATACTCAAACCCGCACCAGCGAGCAAGACTGCCACTAAGCGTGGAATACGGCTGGTTAGCATTAAATGCCAACTGTTGGGATCGCCTGCCAACAAAGCCATTGGGTTAAGGTCGCTCACCCCAACAAATAACGAGCCGATACTGAGCAAAATCAGTATTGGAAATAACTTACTCAAAACTTGCCTCTAACGTCAAAAAGCCCAAACAACTTAGTTGCTTGGGCAGAGCTTAATTCTTATTCGTTTTTACATGCCAATCGATGTTTTCACATCGTTGATCATTTGTTCTGTCGCATTCATGCCCGAGATTGCTAAGTACCATGCGCTAATGTCTAAGTAAGAAATCTGCTGATTTTGGTACGCTTTGGTCGCTTTCACTAAGTCATTTTCGAAATCGCGCTGAACGTTGCTTTTGCCTTTGTTCGTTAAACGGTCTTTATCAATAATTAACAACGTTGACGGGTTCTTTCACGAATAAATTCGTAAGACACTAAGTCACCGTGTTTCTTTGCTTGATGTTATCCGCGGTTTGCTTAAATCAAAGTCACGGTAGATCGCTGAGAAACGCGAGTCTGAGCCGAACGCAGTAATGTTGCCACCTGAGCTCATCACTGTTAATGCATCGACGTTATTTGCTTGGTTGTAGCTATTTATCGCTTTAAATTCTTTATCTAGTTCAGCAATTTTGCTCTCGACAAAATCCTGCTTTTCAAACACTTGACCAAGATTACGCCATTGCTGTTGAGTGCTTGTCCAATAACCTTGCTTGTCATCCGCTGCAAAGACAATCGTTGGGGCAATCTTGCTCAGTTCATCGTATTGCGTGATTGCTCGCGAACCGATAATGATCAAATCCGGTTTTTGCATGTAGATGGTTTCAAAATTTGGCTCAGATAAACTGCCAGCAGAAGTGAACTTGTAATCACGGTATTGCGCTAAGTAATCTGGAAACATACTTACAGTTGAAATCGCAACAGGCTCAACACCAAGTGCCACTGCCGCATCTAATGCGCCAAGGCCAATAACCACAACACGTTGAGGGTTTGATTCTAGTTTTGTTGTCCCTTTTTGATGCGTGATCTCAATCATCTCTGCATTTGTGGTAAATGCAGCAAAGCCTGTCAATAAGGCCAGAATAGTAGCTTTCATAGCCAACTCCATAATTACTAATGCAATGCATTATCATTTAGATTTACTTGAGCTCCTCATGAATTTACGTTTTTTACGTTTGTAAATTATTCCCCTCAATTTTTGAATGGATGTTGATAACTCACAGCAATAAAAGCATCGCAAGAGCGATGCTTTGGGAATAAGTCTGTTTTGGCTAGAAGAAATCGATGCCACCACGGCCCAATTCATTTTTGCCTTTGGCTTCTTATCAGCAGTATTATTTGACTTGGTTTGTTTCGCCGACTTAGGCGCTTTCGACTTTTGCCTTGAGACGCCTTCTTGTCCGTATCTTTTCTGTTTGCAGCTTTGCCCTGATTTGCCGATTTGTTTTGCTTGTTTTTTGATTTGGCCTCAGCGGGCTTGCTCTCAAGTTTGGTTTCTTTTTTCGGTTCAGGCTCTGTCACTGGCGCATCACACACAACAACGTAGTATTCTTGGTCAAACTCAAAAAAGTCACCATCATACATCTTTCGGCGTTTACGCGTTTCTAATTCACCATTTACCGCAACATAGCCTTCTGCGATAAGGTGTTTTGCTTCGCCGCCGCCACCGACTAAGTTGGCAATTTTAAATACCTTGTACAACTCTATTGGTTGAACCGATACTTCAATCCCAATGGCTTCAATTTCGATCTCTTCGCCATCTTGCCAATCTTGTTGTTGGTCGTACTCTGACATTGTCTAACCTCAAAAATAAAAACCGAAGTCTGCCCTTTCTTCCTAATTCTCACAAGCGCTTTCTATACCAAAACACTATTCTCTTAATGAAAACTAAGAAAGCGCCACCAGCTCTTGGGTATAGCTCTGTTGAGGTTGACTAAATAATGTCTGCGTTTCACCCTGCTCCACTATCTCACCATTGCGCATCACAATGGTGTAATGACAGAGTGATTTCACGACATGTAAGTCGTGACTGATAAACAAATACGTCAACTGGTGCTTAGTCTGCAAGTCTTTCAGTAGTTCTAGAATCTGTGCTTGAACCGTTCGGTCTAGCGAAGACGTCGGCTCATCTAGCAGAATGAATTCCGGCTTTAACACTAACGCTCGCGCGATGGCGATACGCTGCCTTTGACCACCTGAAAATTCATTCGGGTAACGATGACGCGTTTCTGGGTCTAAATCGACTTCTTGCATCACACTGACGATCGCATCATCGATTTGCTGCTCAGATAAATCAGTATGGACGTGCAAACCTTCACCAATCACCTGAGCTACCGACATTCGAGGGTTGAGGGCAGAAAACGGATCTTGGAACACCACCTGCATTTTACTACGATAAGGTAACATGCCTTTGCGATCGAGCCCTTGCAGCTCTTGGCCTTGATAATTGATTGAACCATTCGATGATACCAAACGCAAAATCGCCATCCCTGTTGTTGATTTACCGGAACCGCTCTCTCCCACCAAACCAATTGAATGCCCGCGCTTTAACTCAAACGCCATGTCGGTTACAGCTTTAACATGCGATGTAACTCGTTTAAACAATCCACTGGTAATAGGAAACCACACCCGCAATTGGTCCACACTGAGTAGTGACGGAGCATTAGCTTCAACTTCAACGGGTAGACCTTTGGGGTCAGAGTCAATTAGCTGCTTGGTGTAAGGGTGATTAGGCTGATTGAATACCTGCTGACATTCCCCCACTTCAACCAACTTACCGTTACGCATTACCGCCACACGGTCGGCAATTCGGCGTACGATGCTCAAATCATGGGTAATAAACAGCATTGCCATGCCCATCTCTTGTTGCAGTTGTTTGAGCAAGTCGAGAATTTGCGCTTGCACTGAGACATCGAGCGCAGTCGTAGGTTCGTCAGCAATTAGCAGTTCAGGCTCATTAATAAGCGCCATCGCAATCATCACACGTTGACGTTCACCGCCGGAAAGCTCATGAGGATAAGCGTTGATTTTTGCTTCTGGATTACGAATACCCACTTTGCCAAGCCATTCAATCGCCAACGCTTCGGCTTTGTTTTGGCGAACACCACGATGAATACCAACAATCTCAACCAGCTGTTTACCGATTTTGTGTAGCGGATTAAGCGAGACCATCGGCTCTTGAAAAATCATCCCGATACGTGCGCCACGAATGCCCCGCAGTTGGCGTTCGGTGCAGGCTAGTATATCGATACCATCAAACTGAATATGCCCATTTTGGTAATGAGCAGAGCCTTTCGGTAACAGCTTTAAAATTGAATTGGCGGTAACGGATTTACCTGAGCCACTCTCCCCAACCAAAGCGAGTGTTTCGCCGCGTTTGATATCAAACGACACATCAAAGGTCACTTGCTCAATTTTCTTTTGGCGACCAAATCCCACCGAGAGCGAATCAATAGTTAACAAGGTCTCTGTCATAATTATCTTCCTTGTTGGTGCGGATCAAATGCATCACGTACCGCTTCACCAATAAACACCAACAACGTTAGCATTAATGACAACACCACAAAGGCGGAAATACCAAGCCATGGTGCTTGCAAATTGGCTTTGCCCTGCGCCAACAATTCACCCAGAGAAGGCGAACCAGCTGGTAAACCAAAGCCAAGAAAGTCGAGCGATGTCAGAGTAGTGACTGAACCAGAAAGAATAAAAGGCATCATGGTTAATGACGCAACCATCGCATTGGGCAACATATGGCGTAGCATGATTCGGCTATCATTGACGCCCATCGCTTGCGCCGCTCGTACGTAATCAAAATTACGACAACGAAGGAATTCAGCCCGCACAATCCCGACTAAACTCATCCAGCTAAACAGCACCATAATACCCAGTAGCCACCAGAAGTTCGGCTCAACAAAACTCGAAAGAATAATCAACAAGAACAGCGTCGGCATTCCCGACCACACCTCGATAAACCGTTGTCCGAATAGATCAAGCCAACCACCGTAATAGCCTTGAGTCGCACCGACCACCACGCCAATCACGCTGGAAACAATGGTGAGCACAAAGCCAAATAACACCGAAATGCGAAAGCCATAGATGATTCGCGCCATCACATCGCGGCCTTTGTCATCAGTCCCTAGCCAGTTAACACTGTCCGGCGCTGATGGGACAGATCCTACAACGTTGTAGTTGATGGTATCGTAACTGAAACGAATCGGTGGCCAGATAATAAAACCGTTTTCTTCTATAAGCTCAACCACATACGGGTCTGTATAGTCCGCTTCCGTTTCAAACTCACCGCCAAAGGTAGTTTCGGCATATTGGTTGATAATTGGGAAATACCACTGTTGATCGTATTCCACCAGCAGTGGCTTATCGTTAGCAATCAGTTCCGCAAATAAACTCAGGCCAAACAAGATGGTAAAAATCCACAACGAGACGATGCCTCGTTTGTGAGCTTTAAATCTATCCCACCGAGCTTGATTAAGAGGGTTACGCATTTTCTTCGTTTTTGTCATTAGCGAGCCTCAAAGTCGATTCGAGGATCAACCCATGTATAGGTCAAATCAGAAATAATACTCAAGATAAGCCCAAGTAGCGTCATGATATACAACGAACTAAAGACCACTGGGTAATCCCGTTGAATGGTGGATTCAAACCCTAGCAGACCGATCCCTTCTAGTGAGAACATCACCTCAATCAGCATTGAACCGGTGAAAAAAATACTGATAAAGGCACTTGGGAAACCAGCAATAATGATCAACATCGCATTACGAAATACATGACGATAAAGAATGCTGCGTTCGTCTAGACCTTTCGCTCGTGCCGTCACGACATACTGTTTATTGATTTCATCAAGAAATGAGTTTTTTGTCAGCATGCTTAAAGTGGCAAAGCCACCGATCACCATCGCCAAAATAGGCAAGGTTAAATGCCAAAAGTAATCTGCGATCTGTTGATACCATGTCATTTGGTCAAAATTACTCGACACCAAACCACGCAGTGGGAACCAACTGAAGTAGTTCCCACTGGCAAACAAAATAATTAGAATAATCGCAAATAAAAAGCCAGGAATGGCATAGCCGACAATGACCAGCGCACTCGACCATATGTCAAAGCGCGTACCGTGGTGAATCGCCTTCATAATCCCGAGCGGAATCGAGATCAGATAAATGATCAATGTGCTCCACAAGCCAAGCGAAATCGAGACAGGTAACCTTTCGACAATCAAATCAATCACATTGCCGCCTTTAAATAGGCTTTCGCCGAAATTAAAGGTGGCGTAGTTTTTCAGCATGTCGAAGTAGCGCTCAAGTAGCGGCTTATCAAAACCAAATTGCTTTTTGATTGCTTCTACAACTTCCGGATCTAAGCCTCGTGAACCTTTGTATCCCGTCACCGAAGCTTCGCTACCGATATCCAGATCTACTTCACTACCACCGCCAGCAAAGCGCTCCATAATACCGGAGTTTTGACCTTCAAGCTGCGCGATAGCTTGCTCGACTGGTCCACCCGGAGCAATCTGAATGATAAAGAAGTTGATGGTGATGATCGCCCATAGGGTCGGGATCACCAACAACAAACGTCGAAAAATATACGCAGCCATTCATCCCTCTTTAACGGCGTTTTTCTGGTAACAGTTGGCTCTTGTCTTGTGAAATCCACCAAGTATCAATACCTAGGTCATATTTTGGCATTTCACTTGGTCGCTCAAATTTATCCCACATAGCCACTCGATAGGTCCCTGAGTGCCACTGTGGAATAATATAAAAGTTCCACTGCAATACACGGTCAAGCGCACGACCGAGAGCTAATAAGCGTTCTGGGTCTTGCTGTGCTTGTAAAATTTGCTCTGTCAGCGCATCAACGACTGGAGACATAACCCCCGCTGTATTGTAAGACGAGTCAATGTATTTAGAGTTCCATGCAATCAACAAATTTGGGCTTGGGTATGGATTAGCCGAGTATGGCCACGACAGCATATCAAAATCGCGGTCACGAAGACGCTTAATAAACTGAGTGGTATCAATTGAGCGAATCTTCATATCAATACCCATGCGTTTCAAGTTTTTCTGCATAGGGATAGCAATTCGCTCGGTCGTCGGGCTGTATAACAAAAATTCAAACGCTAACGGTTCACCCGTTTCAACGTTGGTCATTACTTTGTTTCTCAACTCCCACCCTGCTTCTTTCAGTAATTTGAAGGCGGTGCGCATTTGACTACGAATACGGCCAGAACCGTCAGTAACCGGCGGTTGATATTCCTCGGTAAACACTCGAGCAGGAATTTGGTCTTTATACGGCGTTAGGATTTCCACTTCTTGCGCTGAAGGCAAGCCTAATGCCTCATAATCGGTGTTTTGAAAGAAACTGCGTGTGCGCTGATATTGGTCGTAGAACATATTCGAGTTCATCCACTCAAAATCCATTGCGTAGTTAATCGCTTCGCGCACTTTTGGATCTTTAAATACCTCACGTTGAGTGTTAAACACAAACGCCGCTGTACTCTCCGGTTTATGATGGGGGATTTCTTGTTTAACAATGAAACCTTTGTCAAAATTTTGCCCGGTATAAGAATTCGCCCAGAACTTAGCAGAGGTTTCTAAACGGAAATCAAATTCCCCCGCTTTGAATGCCTCAAGCATTACCGTGTCATCACGATAATAATCGTATTGAGTTTGCTCAAAATTATAACGACCAACGTTGACCGGTAAATCTTTAGCCCAGTAATCGTCCACCAATGAATAGGTCACGCTCTGCCCGACTTTGTAGTCAGTGATCTTATAAGGCCCGCTTCCAACTGGCGGTTCTGAGAGAGGCTCTGAAAAATTGCGTTCTTGCCAAAAGTGTTTCGGCAAGACTCGAGTTGATTGGGCAAAACTAAACATCTTCTCGCGATTCGGTTGCGCCATTTCAATTCGAACGAGATGATCATTGACTGCGGTAACGGATTTGATGTCTTGATAATAAACACGGTACTGCGGCACGCCCTCAGTCATAAACTTATCAAATGTAAACACAACGTCATGAGCCGTAATTGGCTTACCATCATGAAAGCGCGCTTTGGGGTTTAATTCAATTTCCATCCAAGTGAAGTCATCGGAATAACGCACTTTTTGAGCAATCAAAGGGTAATAGGCATCAATTTCATCACTTGGACTAAACATGAGCGTGTCATAAAGTTCACCCGAACCACGAGCGGCAACACCGCGAGAAGCATATCGGTTAAAATTGTCGTATGTACCTACTGCACCATAGGTAATTTTGCCAAATTTTGGCGCATCAGGATTAACATAATCAAAGTGCGTGAAGTTGTCTGGGTACTTGGCATTACCAAACCCGACCAAAGAGGTGCTTTCAATAACAGCGGATAAAGCGGATGAACTGACTAGCGAAATTACGCTGCCCAGCACAAGGCGTTGAAACGTCCCCATAGCTACTCCCTTAGCATTTATTCTAGTTTTATAATTCAACTACTTGAGTAAGTATATACTGAAAATCCTCTTCGGGCATGATAGGCAACTAAATTCTCTGCATGTTCAGCAATTTTAAAGATGTAAAAAAGCCTGCATCTTGGCAGGCTGATTGAAACACGTAACTTGAGATTGTTTGTGTATATCACAACATCTCTTTCACGACTAACTGTAGTAAAAAGGTTTCTCGCTCGATGCTCATTCCCTTCTTCGGGCTTTCTGCCATCGTTTTTTCATTGTGCGTAATGGCATCATGGATATTCATCCACACCGGGCGCATGCCATTTTTAACTTCATAATCTTCGTAAGCGGTTTCACCTAATTCACGGTCGACCTTACAGGTGTAACAATATGACGTCATATGCATCACATCAGCATCATCCTTATACCACGGACGAAACTCTTCATAGATACCAAACGGTTTGATGCTATGAATATTACGCGCACCAGTCTCTTCTTCGAGTTCTCGTACCATACCCGCGATCACATCTTCATCAGGATCGAGACCGCCACCAGGAATGGTGTAATCGTGATAGCGCTCTGTATACAGCAAAAGAATATCTTCACCATCAATAACGATGGCTCGCGCAGCATGGCGTTGAAAGATACTTTTGCCATCTAGGTGTTCAATCTCCGGATGGATGGTGGTATTTAGATGTCTCATAAGTACTGCAGAAACTTTCGGTTGGTGATACTCAGTTGCGAAATAGTAGCACAATCCTCGTGCAGAGCTCCACCAAAGGTCACTAGGTAGTACTTCACTCGATAGAACGTCGCATAATATGCTGCGGTCCTACACTTCCCCCCGTATACAGGTCGCCAGTATCAACAAATCCTGATTTCAAATAGCAGGCTTTGGCTAGGTCATTTCGGCAATTAACGGTGAGATAAACAGCGCTCTTACGTTTATATGCATGGCGAGCATAGTTAACCAGTTCGTCGAGAGCTTGAGCCCCATACCCAAGCCCCTGAAACTGTTGAGCAATAAAATAAGCACGCAAACCTAAGCCATTTTTCGGACAAAACGCATGCTCATACCAATAGCAAATATCCAATAGAAAGAAACCCACGACTTGGTCTTTGTGCACAACCACATGGGGATGAACCGTATCAGAAACCATCCCAAGAATCTCATCCAAACTACCAACAAACTCCAGTTGTTGAGCGGTTACACCCAATTGCTCGAGCTGTGGATAGTGTGCCTCTCGTAAAGGCTCAATTGATAGCATAGTCTTCCCTAAAAGTTACCAAGTAAAAGAAATAGGCTCTGAGAACAGAGCCTATTTGTGGGCTTATTTACGAAGGGCGTTGAGTTTGGCTTGGGCGATACCATAAATGGTATCAATTGGATAACTGCCTTCATCACTCGGTGTACCCGCAGGTTTACCGGTGAAAATTTCAATCGCCTCAGTCACATGATCAATTGCCCAGATGTGGAATTCACCTCTTTCAACCGCTTTCACCACATCAGGACGCAGCATTAAGTTGTGCTTATTGGAACGTGGAATGATCACCCCTTGCTCAGAGTTACGCCCTTTTATTCCACACACATCGAAAAAGCCTTCGATTTTTTCATTCACCCCACCAATCGGTTGCGATTCACCAAATTGGTTCATTGACCCCGTTATCGCTATGTCTTGACGGTTAGGCTGTTTGGAAAATGCGGACACCACCGCACAAAACTCAGCCATGCTGGCACTATCGCCGTCTACTCCACCATATGACTGCTCAAAGTGATTGTTGTCGTCAAAGGCACTTTCGCGGTTTCCAAACGCTGATGAAAGATAAGCGGTTAAAATCATAACGCCTTTAGAGTGAATACTGCCACCAAGATCAACGCTACGCTCAATATCAATCACATCGCCACTGCCATAACAAGTTGTTGCGGTTATGCGGTTTGGTGCGCCGAACATGTATTCACTAGTGCTCAATACCGAGAGCGCATTGACCTGACCAATCGCAACGCCTTCTGTGTGAATTAATGTGGTTCCATTAATGAACCCTTCCATCACCGCATCTTTCAAGCGACTGACTCGTGACTCTTGATTTGCCAACGCTTCTTCCACATGGCTTGAACGAATCATATTGGCCTTCGCTTGTTTGGCGACATAATTGGACTCGCGCAACAGATTCGCGATATTGGCTGAGTGCAGCGAAAGTTTATTTTGATCGCCAGCAAGCCTTGAGCTGTGCTCAATAATGCGTGCAATTGCTTTACGATCACAATGCAGCATATTGTTGTCGTGCACCACACTAGAAATAAAACGCGCGTAATGCATTTCTGAATCTTCAGTGCGCTTCATTTCATCTTCGAAGTCTGCGGTCACTCTAAACAGCTCGCTGAACTCCGGATCATAGTGTTGTAACAATTG from Vibrio taketomensis encodes:
- the cueR gene encoding Cu(I)-responsive transcriptional regulator — protein: MNIGEVATLTGLSSKSIRLYEEKGIITPPHRSESGYREYSSQHLQELNLVSRAKNAGFSLVECKEFVQLAQNPERKSSEVKAKAQEKLREVEFKIKQLQEIERQLQQWVKACPGDANSKCPIIEDLTK
- the vctC gene encoding iron chelate ABC transporter ATP-binding protein VctC; translated protein: MRKLTKLFGQTPVVKQASAEFEKGKVTSIIGPNGAGKSTLLSMASRLVSKDEGQVYIDCKEIAEWDTKDLAKRLAVLRQANSITMRFTVREMIAFGRFPYSQGKLTQEDHHIISQAIDYLDLAAIQDKYLDELSGGQRQLAFIAMVIAQDTDYVFLDEPLNNLDIKHSLQIMRNVGRLAREINKAVVVVIHDINFAACYSDKIIALKKGQVVAQGDVESVIQADVLESIYETPFNIIEVDGKRMCTYY
- the vctG gene encoding iron chelate uptake ABC transporter permease subunit VctG; translated protein: MQDKTKLLILAVVAIVFAGLFIGVGLNADNYQYFLSRRVPKVVAMILAGIAIGQSALAFQTITNNRILTPSIMGFDALYMFTQTLVVVLFGGLSSFVLNDYLNFSLSVSVMLAFSVLLFSFYFKSNKQNLMVLLLLGVILGQLFGSISSFMTMLMDPNDFAALQQNMFASFNNIKVELVYLCAPLLALISALLFRLNRVLDVFWLDKDNATSLGIDVKRVTLQVLILSACLIAISTALIGPIMFFGLLVTNLAREMLRSYQHRVLLLSVSLLAVASLLAGQWIVENIFGFSTTLSVVINFIGGIYFLSMLLRNKIV
- the vctD gene encoding iron chelate uptake ABC transporter permease subunit VctD, producing the protein MSKLFPILILLSIGSLFVGVSDLNPMALLAGDPNSWHLMLTSRIPRLVAVLLAGAGLSIAGLIMQQISQNRFAAPSTSGTIECAMLGYVLSLVIFGAQQIWLIFLISILGTLLFAQFINRIQFKNAIFVPLIGIIFGNVVDSLATFVAYKYDALQNLSGWTVANFANILQGDFELLYIAVPIAIFSYLYATRISAVGLGKDFATNLGLNYQQVIVIGVMLVSIMAATVVMIVGQLPFLGLIVPNLVSKFYGDNLRRNIPLTAVLGALIVLCCDLAGRVIIFPYEIPISMIISILGGGVFVFFILRGQKNAG
- a CDS encoding RNA-binding S4 domain-containing protein; translated protein: MSEYDQQQDWQDGEEIEIEAIGIEVSVQPIELYKVFKIANLVGGGGEAKHLIAEGYVAVNGELETRKRRKMYDGDFFEFDQEYYVVVCDAPVTEPEPKKETKLESKPAEAKSKNKQNKSANQGKAANRKDTDKKASQGKSRKRLSRRNKPSQIILLIRSQRQK
- a CDS encoding ABC transporter ATP-binding protein; the protein is MTETLLTIDSLSVGFGRQKKIEQVTFDVSFDIKRGETLALVGESGSGKSVTANSILKLLPKGSAHYQNGHIQFDGIDILACTERQLRGIRGARIGMIFQEPMVSLNPLHKIGKQLVEIVGIHRGVRQNKAEALAIEWLGKVGIRNPEAKINAYPHELSGGERQRVMIAMALINEPELLIADEPTTALDVSVQAQILDLLKQLQQEMGMAMLFITHDLSIVRRIADRVAVMRNGKLVEVGECQQVFNQPNHPYTKQLIDSDPKGLPVEVEANAPSLLSVDQLRVWFPITSGLFKRVTSHVKAVTDMAFELKRGHSIGLVGESGSGKSTTGMAILRLVSSNGSINYQGQELQGLDRKGMLPYRSKMQVVFQDPFSALNPRMSVAQVIGEGLHVHTDLSEQQIDDAIVSVMQEVDLDPETRHRYPNEFSGGQRQRIAIARALVLKPEFILLDEPTSSLDRTVQAQILELLKDLQTKHQLTYLFISHDLHVVKSLCHYTIVMRNGEIVEQGETQTLFSQPQQSYTQELVALS